CAGGCTGTTTAACAACGGAATCACGAGCCCGGACGGAATCCGGGGGGCCGGCATCGAACAGGTCACAAAGATACTCGGGCGCGGTATTGCAGAGCAGATCTTTGAACAACTGAAGGGAAAACAAGCCCGCACGGATACAGGCGGCGGGGGTTCCGTTGTTACCCAGGTCTCCCTGTCAGAGTTCCGGTGAGATCATGAGCCCTGCAGATGATTCATGGGAGATCAGGAATGCGGAGTTTGATGTCGATGACCGTGACCGGTTCCTCTCTGAGCTGCGCAGGATTGCGCGGGATGCAGGGGCTACCATCGTCTGTTTCAACGCGGACAACCTTGCCGGAAGGCGACATGCGGAGTCGGCGATCCGTCACGCCCTGAGGTCCTGGAATACAGGGTCTGCAGTTGCAAACTCGTTTGAGATGGAGGCGCTCCTGTTTGCATCCGGGAACAGGCAGTGTTCTGTAGCTTCTTCCTTTGGCGTTCATTCCGGCCACAACCATGCTTATATCTGCTGTTGTCCTGCGGTTGCTGGCATCTGGGATGCACTTGCATTAATGGTTCAATATGCCGGAGAGCCCGGGGATCATCTGAGTGCGGAACGCAGGGCGAGGCTCAAAGAACTTTTCTCTGTGTCGGATGATGAGATTTCCGCAGCCGGGGAATCGAGTTTCACCGATCTTATCCTTGAGCGTGTTGCGCTCCTTGCAGTTTATCGCTAGGTGTTTTTTCCCGGCCGTTATACCTGATGGATAGTAAAGTGGAAATTTTGGTTTGCCATGGAATGTTTGTTTGTCGTTATAGTAACGCACATGATCTGTCTCTTTGATGGCCAATGCATCTGCAACTGCGGCGGTCCTGCACACTCCAAAAAAGTTACTTATTTTATTGCGTGAGACATGATGTGGACGATCTCCGGAACAATCAGCTGGCTTGTGGCAAGCCTGACT
Above is a genomic segment from Methanoregula sp. containing:
- the cgi121 gene encoding KEOPS complex subunit Cgi121; the encoded protein is MSPADDSWEIRNAEFDVDDRDRFLSELRRIARDAGATIVCFNADNLAGRRHAESAIRHALRSWNTGSAVANSFEMEALLFASGNRQCSVASSFGVHSGHNHAYICCCPAVAGIWDALALMVQYAGEPGDHLSAERRARLKELFSVSDDEISAAGESSFTDLILERVALLAVYR